CAAGTTACAACTTGAAATAGATTTCATGATCGTATATATGTACTTCCCCAGATTATTTTCCTCACGTCTGTCTTCTACAGTGTTCCAGTTATAATTAATTGTATGCAAAGCTGTACTTGTTTATTAATTCACTCATCATCTACATATTCGTCTCTGATCGAACTCTCAATAGGAACAAAATTAAGACCAAAAGAGACCGTGCATTTGAAAACTACGACGACCGTAGTTATGTGTATCCCCTGTTCACTATTCgaacctacacacgtccgtgctATCACATACTTATATTattggacagctggcagacgactttttaTGATTTTCCGGTTCAGTCACATTCTATGTTTAGGCTGAGTTGGCAAATAAGCTCCGATCCAAAATTCGTAGTGCGGGTACAAGTAGAAAACGGAAATGATCACAAATCAGATACAGGCCCTTGATGTACAAAATTATCTGGCTTCATATTGGGAGGCATGTGAAGGACTGTCTCCATGCAGAAATTCATAGACCACAGAGTGGTACATCAGAGTTACCTACCTTTGGAAAGACTAGCAAAGGATGTTTCGACCAGAGAAGCGAAAGTAGATTCAATTCTGTCCTTCGTAGTGTGTTTAAGTAACGAACAGCTAATAATGTGCGATAAAAGGTTATTCGAATCTTTGGGAAGACACATACTGCTTTTAACGCAGTAATTATACTATCAATGCACAGGCTTTCCCTCAGAGCTGCATGCTTTTTACTGTGTCCGCAGGCCAAAACACCTTTGGCTTAAATCATAGAaattgacattttaaatcatttccacTCAGGTTTAAAACGATCGTTATTTATAATCGCGTCTAAAGATTTTGCAAAGCACAGGCCTGGGGAGGGCAGTCCCGTGGCGTAACAGTTGCCCAGCAAACATGCAAGATTCGGCCAATCTTGGGGCAATTAAGCTTGGAAAAAGCTTGTAACATATTGGCTTTAATTGCCCATTTCCAAGCATCCCCAAATAAGCGACAATTAAACGTTCACAGTGCTCGCACAATGCGCTATATCTGCGATCGTGAAATCGGTAAAGATTGGCGGAGCCGCTTAGCTACCAACATTCGTGATGCAAGTGGAGTCACCATGCAACTGTGAGCCAAGCTCCCTGATATGTATGATTTATGATTATCAAGACATGTTTCACAGcatgtatttgtaattattttgtagattgttaaataagatataaatatattttatactttatggtTATCAcagtctacaaaaaaaaaaaaaaaattaagctctatatatatatatcaagaacGCGCACTCCCGCAACTCTTCTCACGTGTTCCGGTCTCCAccatattcaaataaaaattgagCGAAATTTGAGTTGCGCTCGATCTGATCTTCATTGTTCTTCAGGAAAGATCTTCACGCTTCTTCAAAAGTTGTCAAGGTACAAGTACacagattttaacattttaatattcatcGACCAGTTTGTGAAAAATTAGCAAAGATGAGCGATTCATACTTAAACTGGAGACACATCAAAAGAAATTGCTCTAGGGACATGCAGTCAAATATACCCTACATTTGTACCAAAAGTTAGCGAGATTAAATCCCTAAAGAcataaaatcaaaactaaattcaaatgaacaTAAACAAGTGTTATGTAATTCATctatggtaaaaaaaattatgtacaattttgttttccaatttttttctgttgggttTATACATACAATTTTAGTTACTTTTAGGTTCATCAGTACATCTAATTCAATACACCAAGCAAATACATATTcagttttttaaagcagaaatcgTGTCTGAAATACAcaggtatgtgtatgtgagtgtatatatgtgtatattgttttcattttcaatctCTAAACCCAAATGTATGCAAAGTTAAGTAAATGTCATCACATTAGCAATTTTTACTTTGCCCTGAATTTTGTACTTATCTGTTTCTATCCTACCATGTTACCATGTTACCATTTCCATACTAATGCAACAGGAAATTGATATTTGTTTGATGCttagtaattattttaaaagattttttattttgtatgatatAAGTCAGTGATGCTcataaattatgttattttaattacagGAATTATCTAGAGGTGATAGCGTGCTAAAAATTTAAATAGATTGAGAATGAGTATATATAGGCATTGGAAGGGTTTTTCTGCTTAAAGCATGTTATTCTTGTTAGCATTAGATATTTTCTATCTGTTCAAAAACCACTATATTGGGTGGGCtcttataatattaaatacatcTAATAGAAAATGCATGATCAATAGAAACAGAAGAAATTGTAACCAAGTTATTGAGGTTGATATAGACCAGTGtcctattaaaataaaatgcctacagtattttgattaaagaactaagattttaaaaagacatttaatttgttaaagtttcttatatagtcttttcctatttatttcCTAAGTTTTGATGAtctaagaaaacattttcagtttaaaagaTGTACCACATTATCGAGCTATTTGAAGATGGAAAGAAGTCGGTAGCCATCGTGCCCGATGAGTGGCTAATCCCAGAGAGcatcaataaatatttctggCCTAGCTGTAATGCAGACTCTACCTGggtcaaaaacagaaaaaagccaggcccgaactggaatatttttaCCTACCAGCGAATAATTAAAAGCACGTGTaagttattttctctgtttgctCATTTGATTACTCcttgtttgttaaaaagttgTAAATTTTCTTCTAATCCACTAATGATAAATTGAATATAGTACATataatatttggaaaaaattagtatttgatactttagaaattaaataattagtaCCACTTTGGTTTGTTCTTAATTTTGATAGTTCTGTCTCTTGTCATGACATTTTGACAGCGTCATACCAAAACAGTGTAAGGCTTCTTcaaaaagcagcagaaaaatcTGACCTAACCAGCAGCTGCCTGTCTGATGCTTCTGACTGTGCTGCTACTGACAGTAAGGATTTATATGAACTTCTAGTGATTATATTTAGAGAATTAGATGTGCTTTTTTTGGTGTGGGTGTACATTAAGAGACCTACAATTATTAGCACTAAGAAACTTCATTTTGCTTTCAGGGGCCACCGTCAGACAGTCTCTTCCTGCATCAGCGTCATCAGCAACATCTGCTAGCGACTGTAAGATACTGCTTAAACGTCTAATTATTATATTCAGAGAATTAGAAGTgcttatttattctatttttgcatGTGAGATATATATGTAATCACCTTGTacttacagttattttaaatatcagcattatgatttttttttttcagggagcTCCATGGCATCAATTGTAGAAATGCTTCCAAGTTATTTTGAGAAGAGTTTCAAAAAGATGGAAGAATTCCAGAACGCTGTAGAGATCCTGCAGCGGAAGGTGGACCAGCTGGAAGCCACGCAGAAGCATAGCGAAGTGGTTGCCAGCCATACAACTCCAGCTCTTCCCGGTGGCTTCATCTTTCCACTGCAGGAAGTTGATCAACTCGAGCAGTTAAATGATACTTTGGCAGAGGAGGGTACCAGACAAAGAATGGTAAGATTTAGGAAAGATATTGTAAGTAAGGGCTATTCAAAGAGACATGAAAGAATAACCAGGAGTAAGAAGAAACCTGTAAGTGTTTACTGCTTCCACATTTGTTAAACTTTGTGTTAAAATATCTGCTCACCCATTGTACATGCCATCTTAAGAAGATTTGCAAACGTAAACACGTGGGATTTAGAGATGTATATATAAGGAGACTGTTGctgattgaaattttttttgtttcaggttttgCATCTGAGCTGTTTTGGTGGCAGCACACCAAAAAAGGCACTGTACTGTCTGCTGAAATATCTGCTTGCTCCAAAACTATCTATTTTATACAGcttggaagggaggaaggggaaaCGGCGGTTTAACAGTTTGCAGTATTTAAAAGCCGCAATTTATGGTAAGCAGCATTCACAGCAGTTTTGGGGATTTGAAATGGAGTTTTGAGGAGACTATTAAGCTTACCTTTCCAATCATAAAGAGTGCCCACACCTGGCTTGTCACTAATCTGCTACCCCAGCACCATTTTAAAAGCCCTTTCTTTTCTGCAATTTCCAAAACACTAGTCTTTGATTTACATTagttgctgcaaaaaaaaaaaaaagtcatgcagatgtactatatttttaaaatatatcatgcCTTTGACAGTATGCCACCAGCATTAATGTACAATTTTCTCCTCAACAAAGAATGTTAAGACTAATGTAATTGCAAAGATAATTTCTTTGTGTAtattgtacactttttttttttttttggaaagctaACACCTATTTCTTTTCAACTCACATGAATgcgcttttttttgtttttttttttttcagagccCATAGTGAAACGATACAACAATGTTACAAAGGCCACTTTGGACAATTATGCCAGGGGATGGCTGGCCATATCATGTGACCGTGATGGAGGCCGGAagaggagggaagaaaaaaagctacaaaGTATGTCGAACAATTCCTGAATATTCATCTTGATGTAATTTTGGGAGGGGTGCTTGTATATACAGCGGCGGGgtttgggggtggcaaatggggcggccgccacatgccgcgcttcagccccgaggtcatctttatgagtttgtcaacttaaaatatattctgtgttaaatggaaaaatgctGAGAGGGGCTCTTTAAAATCAGATGGGAATCCCGTTTACAGAGTGTAAAAGCATTGCAGTATTGAGCGAAATAAGGGAGGCCCTTTTCACTGTAGCGGACGAGTCCAGGGACCCTATGGTAAAAACCGAAGCCGAATCTCTTGCAAATTTTGAGGTGGGAAATTTTGAGTTCATCCTTGCCACGATCATATGGtatgacattttgtttgctgttaataCTGTGAGCAAATCGCTATAATCAGCCGACATGCAATTGGATGTAGCAATACAACAAATTAAAGGACTCGTGACATACTTAACAAAGTATCGGGACACTGGTTTTCATTCTATGATTACTGCAAAAGAAATTGCAAGCGAAATGGATGTGGAACAagtatttaaacagaaaagaaactgacaaaaaaaGATACAATTTGACTACAAGAGTACAGATGAAAGAACGTCATCAGGTGAACATGCTTTTAGAATGGAATATTTCTTGTGCATAATGGACCAAGCAATTATGGCCATGAATACACGGTTTGAACAACTACAACAATATGAGACACTCTTTGGATTTCTGTACAACATAAACACCATGCGATTATTGAATGATGAGGACTTGTTAAAATGTTGCATGGACATTGATTTAGCGTTGCGCTCGGAGTGTTCATATGATTTAGATGGTGCAGAGTTGTGTTCAGAACTCAACATTTTTAGGGAAATTTTATCCGAAGGTTTAAAGTCAGCCATGCAGTGTCTTCAGTACATTTGGAGCATTCGTGATTCATTTCCAAACATGGCAATAGCGCACAGAGTCTTGTTAACAGTTCCGGTCACAGTCGCAAGTGTCGAAAGAAGCTTCTCCAAATTGAAGTTTGTGAAGAACTATTTGAGGTCAACCATGTCTCAAGACAGGCTTTGCAGCCTGGCGATTCTATCAACAGAAAAAGACATTGCTTCCAATTTGGACTACGAAGGCCTCATCAATGAAGTTTCCACATGGAAGGCAAGAAAAGtggatttcaaaaataaacattaatgtaAAACTTTTGGTTTGAAATCTCTGAAACTGACGTTCATATGCAGAAGGCTGCTATTGCTATGTCCATATACAGCCTAGTCGTCATCTCTCTACTGCATGTCTCATattgacttattgctagctgtattaaacaagttgtgacaaaaaaagtgacgttcagaaaacacttctaagttctaattaagcaaattattgaacccatgtcttcacgttaaacccgacaataataacaagcagtttattaagttatcgtcaccatattatttcgctttaagaaaaaaacgcTACTGTCACAAAGGGTGGGAAatgttacgaacaattaaaacactaaattcgtgcattatttcgcgaaattgatccagcctatctaactgtatataaatcagtgcttccggtaTCATATCAATAGgaatattgatacacgtactccattaccccggccccgtgcagatggtcggccccaggtcCTGAgtattcctaacgccgcctctgtgtatatattatgtgtattgTATGAATTTGATATGCTTGGGTGTTTTATGGCTGTTGGGAAGggatattgtaaataatattgataCCTTGatctgtattttatgtttattcatttgtagATCTTTTTAGAAGGatgtttaaatttaatattggtgtttattttatgtttgtacatttttttctatctttttggaaaggttgtgtgtgtgtgcacacagaaagtaagtagaaataaaatggctatTATTCATATTTACTGTGTTCTGCTGGTtaaatcatgttttaaaaaattgtgtggCTGCTGGTTATGATATGGAATAAATTATGTATCTTAATATGGTTTTTGAGAATAAAGAACAACTCGCAAGTAAATAGCTACTGTTAGTCTTGCTCAAATGACTTGTCAACTGAAGGACGTTTAAACGaatgacaatgttttaaatgtattaaaccAATCTGTCTTAAACTACAACACTGCACCAAAATAGGGTTGATATGGACCAAATACCACCAAAAACATCATTGGGGCAATATTGGTTGGATGTGGGGTTTCCTTGGAATCTTGTGGGCCATGCATGATTGGCCCAAGATTGGCTTATTGTTATATAGACTACTCCAATTATAGGATAAGATGGGCGATACATTGGGCCAAGTGTGGCCCCATTAACATTTTCACCTTGGTCCATATTGTAAAGAATTGTGAAGAAGAGCCAATATTGGTGCCAATAAAGCGTCAAGATTGGGCCATttggtgtgtttgctgggtaCCGCCCCATAGAATAACAGGATAGCCTACAGCCCATGTACAGCATGACTAAGTGTCGTGGGGCCTGCTACCAGCATACAAGCTTTGCACTCTGGTTATTGTGATAATTGTTCACTGTCACAATGACAACACTGCCAACAGCAGAAGAATTTTTATACCATATGGCAATAAAACTAAAGGGTTTGGTTAAGTTATTTGTCAGTGCAAATTTACATATTCTTGGATCTGTTTTGCATTTAAGTAGCCAACTATGTCTCTAAATGTCAGTTCCAGTGTTATTTACTAATTCACACAAATTCATTGATTTTACTCTATGTTGTACAAGTCATTTTTAAGCACAAgggtaatgattttttttcatcagtggAACAGTTTTTTATTCCTGGAAGCCAGCCTACAGGATCAGTTGTCCCTCCAAAATCCCCACCTAGGAAACATCTCGTAAGTGAGATTTCTTTGACATCAGTCATAGAGTATGTATTGAAACAAAATAGAATAAACTTGGCTGTTTACTCAGGCAGGGTgatctgaaataaaagaaatgccagcttaaataaattaactttataatGTGATGCAGTCAATCATGATATAACAAGAatgagattattattatttagctcGGAAAATTATGGCAGTCAGTAGAGGTGAAGATGCTTCAGAAATGGCTAAACTGATCAGTTCTTTGTCTCAAAAGTAAATCAAGACACTGCCTTTTTGTAATTAGGCAtgcaaaaaaaatgcaaagaatttATTGTGCTCAGTACTTTCAGTTCAAACATAGTGCATGCCTCCTCTGTAGATTGATAAAGTTTACAATTAGTCCTCTACATTTTGTTCAAAGAGGATCCCTCTATCTCTAAAATATTCACCAATTGAAGTAAGCACAAACATAAGCCCCGGTACACCTATTtaacaactaaaatatttgcttaaCAGTGTCACACATAACGTGCCCCCATTGTAGAGTTACAGTAAAAGCGATttagattaaatatttaaagttctTTTGGGTTGTTTTCTGTCAACTCCggagacaaaaatattgtattttattcagtttgtgTTGCGtacaaaaattactaaaaacattttaatcccTAACTTACTGCTGGCTAACCAACAAATATACAATGAAGCAGACATTTGGGGGAAAATAGGGATAACTGCGAGAAAAATTACAGGGAAAAAATgaactacaaaaaagaaatttgacaTTATATAAAATGCTGGGTAGCAGTCTTGCTATGAAATTGTACTTCTCAGTAACACAATTATACACAGTTATATACGTGACCTACTCATTTTCAATAAGACTTTGAATGGTATATTAAATAGAATAATCAAGTATCTGCAAATTAAGTGAGTTagtgttttttggttttttttttgttttttgctttttaatgaGAAAATCTTTTCATTTATAGAACAAAGCAGACCTATTGCCTTTTTGTTCTGATCAGCACCAACAATCAgaaccatcaacatcatcaaaaaAGCCTGCATGTAACGAGGTCActtcatcaaagaaaaggaagaggcaGGCTGCAGACAGTGAGAAAGTAAGCCGTCTACCATACAGCACAGTTATTGTTTTTAGAGTGCAAAAGATCCAAATTTCATCTATTTACGCTGAGAAGTTagtaaacaaatcattttatataCGGTGGCAAAGTATTTCTAAGAGGAAAGTGGCATAACTGACAGagtattttttgcttttgcttatAAGTTTGTCACTTTTCAAGATTTTGACTAGTTTAGATAGTTTATTGCTCTTTTTATCTTTCAGGCGGGGAGATTATTTCTTCTCCACTTGCCTTTTCTGGGCCCTGTGacttgtcttttttattatttttccttagTTTGGTATACAAGTCTACTTTGGCATTATGGTTGCATTTGATCAGCAAGATTTTGCATCATTGTGACTATTGTCTTGACTGTCACTAAGGATGCTGATTCTTCTGCAAGAAGTAAATATGCTGAGGAAACCTCTGCAGACATGACTGTAGTAGAAGATGTAGTTGGTCCAAATTTGCCTACACTGAAGGAAGAACCTCTTAATCCGGAAAACCAGCGTAATTCTCAGAAACCTCTCTCTTCTGTTGAGCCTTTCAACGGTCAGTTATAGCTGTCTATACATTTCTTCTATATTGTGTATCAATAAGATTTGGCCTAGAGGAATCACAATCTAAGTTGTCTGTAATCACATTGGCTGTAGTTATTAGGGTGTTAAAAAATGATTATATAGAACTTTTATTAGTAGTCTGAGCTGCTGTAGGTTGACAGACCTAAAAATGATAGCATCATATGTTCTATGGAAGTGTTGAAGTATTTACTTACTTATTATTATACAATATTATGTTAATGCATCTTTAAGTTTTACTGTGTAATGTTATAGTTGTTTGAAGTCATACTATGACTGCTTTATCCaagttcttttattatttatggattttaaaattaatctttttttttctgacagaaataaaacctgTGTTCACGAGTGAAGTTGCATTGGAAGCAGAATCCCATCATACATATTACCAGCAGTATAAAATCAAGCATGACCCAGAGAAATTCAAAGTAGAGCTGAATTCAGATTGGCATCAGGATGACCAAGATAGTGAAAGAGATAACCCACTTCCTAACATGACAACCGAGCTTGACATAA
The Pomacea canaliculata isolate SZHN2017 linkage group LG2, ASM307304v1, whole genome shotgun sequence genome window above contains:
- the LOC112556623 gene encoding uncharacterized protein LOC112556623 isoform X1 — translated: MYHIIELFEDGKKSVAIVPDEWLIPESINKYFWPSCNADSTWVKNRKKPGPNWNIFTYQRIIKSTSSYQNSVRLLQKAAEKSDLTSSCLSDASDCAATDRATVRQSLPASASSATSASDWSSMASIVEMLPSYFEKSFKKMEEFQNAVEILQRKVDQLEATQKHSEVVASHTTPALPGGFIFPLQEVDQLEQLNDTLAEEGTRQRMVLHLSCFGGSTPKKALYCLLKYLLAPKLSILYSLEGRKGKRRFNSLQYLKAAIYEPIVKRYNNVTKATLDNYARGWLAISCDRDGGRKRREEKKLQMEQFFIPGSQPTGSVVPPKSPPRKHLNKADLLPFCSDQHQQSEPSTSSKKPACNEVTSSKKRKRQAADSEKDADSSARSKYAEETSADMTVVEDVVGPNLPTLKEEPLNPENQRNSQKPLSSVEPFNEIKPVFTSEVALEAESHHTYYQQYKIKHDPEKFKVELNSDWHQDDQDSERDNPLPNMTTELDIKSIRKDYTVKTENASDGSESPTVQRLPEALLSVVPTSPHVTSKGP
- the LOC112556623 gene encoding uncharacterized protein LOC112556623 isoform X2; the protein is MYHIIELFEDGKKSVAIVPDEWLIPESINKYFWPSCNADSTWVKNRKKPGPNWNIFTYQRIIKSTSSYQNSVRLLQKAAEKSDLTSSCLSDASDCAATDRATVRQSLPASASSATSASDWSSMASIVEMLPSYFEKSFKKMEEFQNAVEILQRKVDQLEATQKHSEVVASHTTPALPGGFIFPLQEVDQLEQLNDTLAEEGTRQRMVLHLSCFGGSTPKKALYCLLKYLLAPKLSILYSLEGRKGKRRFNSLQYLKAAIYEPIVKRYNNVTKATLDNYARGWLAISCDRDGGRKRREEKKLQMEQFFIPGSQPTGSVVPPKSPPRKHLHQQSEPSTSSKKPACNEVTSSKKRKRQAADSEKDADSSARSKYAEETSADMTVVEDVVGPNLPTLKEEPLNPENQRNSQKPLSSVEPFNEIKPVFTSEVALEAESHHTYYQQYKIKHDPEKFKVELNSDWHQDDQDSERDNPLPNMTTELDIKSIRKDYTVKTENASDGSESPTVQRLPEALLSVVPTSPHVTSKGP